The Miscanthus floridulus cultivar M001 chromosome 17, ASM1932011v1, whole genome shotgun sequence genome has a window encoding:
- the LOC136514926 gene encoding uncharacterized protein, protein MGDTDQIKSLTDAMKELQATVAANAKAIAALIADRSSSSASRPGSGEHHNDQPPKFQKMDFPKYDGTKDPLIFINRCESYFHQQRIMEKVWMASYNLDDEAQLWYMQVQTDEGTPSWRRFTELLNLRFGPPLRSAPLFELADCRRTGTVAEYQARFQALLPRAGHLDETQRVQLFTGGLLPPLSLAVQVQNPQSLAAAMSLARQMELMEQYSVAPPKAASRGILPAPAPRPAPAF, encoded by the coding sequence ATGGGTGACACCGATCAAATCAAGTCCCTCACCGATGCCATGAAGGAGCTGCAGGCCACGGTCGCAGCCAATGCCAAGGCCATCGCCGCCCTCATTGCGGATCGCTCGTCGTCCTCCGCCTCCAGGCCGGGCTCCGGCGAGCACCATAACGATCAGCCGCCGAAGTTTCAGAAGATGGACTTTCCGAAGTACGACGGCACGAAGGATCCCCTCATCTTCATCAACCGTTGCGAGTCCTACTTCCACCAGCAGCGGATCATGGAGAAGGTATGGATGGCATCTTACAACCTCGACGACGAGGCGCAACTCTGGTACATGCAGGTGCAGACGGATGAGGGCACGCCGTCGTGGCGTCGCTTCACGGAACTCCTCAATCTGAGGTTTGGACCGCCTCTGCGCTCTGCCCCACTCTTCGAGCTCGCCGATTGTCGGCGTACCGGCACCGTCGCGGAGTACCAGGCGCGCTTCCAGGCGCTTCTTCCCCGCGCCGGTCACCTGGACGAAACCCAGAGGGTCCAGCTGTTCACGGGAGGTCTCCTCCCGCCGCTCAGCCTCGCCGTCCAAGTGCAGAATCCGCAGTCGCTCGCCGCGGCCATGAGCCTTGCCCGGCAGATGGAGTTGATGGAACAGTACTCCGTCGCGCCGCCGAAGGCCGCATCCCGCGGCATCCTGCCTGCCCCGGCGCCGCGGCCCGCCCCGGCGTTCTAG
- the LOC136514925 gene encoding uncharacterized protein yields MAAVLRQLLRPRTGSTYATSPAMPLLVRCCSSAIPPAAASAEEMAGDTYCYALGEFGMMKFDRQKFIPLEKFMKVNSVFERAPTDRLISPISFFSAHPYFTSESAKQWIRAGYLQVHFANKLKLSISGAFVDGNVGVIEGINIIAFLKLDTNLSSSSSSSVPEPYPMTFAGFSNFLQAKMREAYPDASSMSEGLEALMMLTIIGKFNNGLPVPYNLIIHHPEFLPLEVIATLYIEAHRILRRQLPANGQPALAYNVILDLHALLGGFYFNFCASDDMVKGWLGRKQKQPGLLGAFGIPAPPGAQCNLKLLTKLERNHLEVLTRKAYSIPAPSTTSTQPAPAPSTTSTQPAVPAPGSSTAPASSTASTGSSNQIKTPPPPPPPPKSKRGISVGCASALHGAHC; encoded by the exons ATGGCTGCGGTGCTGCGCCAGCTTCTTCGTCCACGGACAGGATCCACTTATGCCACCTCACCAGCAATGCCGTTGCTGGTGAGATGCTGCTCCAGTGCTATCCCCCCTGCTGCTGCATCCGCTGAAGAAATGGCGGGAGATACTTACTGCTACGCGTT GGGGGAGTTTGGCATGATGAAGTTTGACAGACAAAAGTTCATACCCCTCGAGAAGTTCATGAAGGTCAACTCAGTTTTCGAGCGAGCACCAACTGACAGATTGATATCACCAATTTCCTTTTTCTCAGCACACCCGTATTTCACATCAGAGTCCGCAAAGCAATGGATCCGGGCAGGATATCTGCAAGTGCACTTCGCCAACAAATTGAAGTTGTCAATTTCGGGAGCTTTTGTTGATGGTAATGTAGGGGTAATTGAAGGGATTAACATTATTGCCTTTCTAAAACTTGACACAAACctgtccagcagcagcagcagcagtgttcCAGAGCCGTATCCAATGACATTCGCTGGGTTCTCAAATTTTCTCCAAGCAAAGATGAGAGAGGCCTATCCAGATGCAAGCTCTATGTCAGAAGGGTTAGAGGCGCTAATGATGCTTACTATCATTGGTAAGTTTAACAATGGTTTGCCTGTGCCCTACAATTTGATCATACACCACCCTGAGTTCCTTCCTCTTGAAGTCATCGCCACTCTTTATATCGAGGCCCATAGGATCCTGAGAAGGCAACTCCCTGCTAATGGCCAACCTGCTCTAGCCTACAATGTTATTCTGGATCTGCATGCGCTGTTAGGAGGTTTCTATTTCAATTTCTGTGCATCAGATGATATGGTGAAGGGATGGCTTGGAAGGAAGCAGAAGCAGCCTGGGCTGCTGGGGGCCTTTGGTATCCCTGCACCACCAGGTGCGCAGTGTAACCTGAAACTGCTCACAAAGCTTGAAAGGAATCATCTAGAGGTGCTGACCAGGAAGGCTTACTCAATTCCTGCACCATCAACTACCAGCACACAGCCAGCTCCAGCACCATCAACTACCAGCACACAGCCTGCTGTTCCAGCTCCAGGATCGTCCACAGCTCCAGCATCGTCAACTGCGAGCACAGGATCTAGCAACCAGAttaagaccccccccccccccccccccccccccaaatccAAGCGAGGCATTAGTGTTGGATGTGCATCGGCACTGCACGGTGCACATTGTTGA